One genomic segment of Vibrio penaeicida includes these proteins:
- the malT gene encoding HTH-type transcriptional regulator MalT has protein sequence MWIPSKLTRPKRLHNAILRPRVLELLKQAPFCKLILFRSPAGYGKTTMAAQWLTEQSNVGWFSIDDTDNETFRFVNYFLRALNNATGNACKKSLALAEKRQFSSLKSLFSELFSEISQTTDTCYLVLDDYHCIVNEEIHDGLRFFLKHLPENITLVVTSRALPPLGAANLRVRDLMIEVDNESLAFDKDETTRFFNLRVTDGIDDSTADMLCQYVEGWPSALQLFALQAQHQKRTLSQSAATISDFNHSHLWDYLVEEVFDLLDSETRHFLMQCSVFDMFNDALAVQVTGREDSLSMIENLNRFGLFIYPLEGEQNWYRFHNLFGEFLAHERQTHLPNQDTSLHQAAAKAWLHHQNSDQALNHALKSKDGDLVIHILNEHGWSMFNKGELALLERALEFLPLDQRFSQPSLALLRAWIAQSQHQYDRVGALLDEAGKQLALKEIELTNNDQGQVNALLAQVAINQNEPERAQKLAELALSQLNPTTYRSRIVATSVMGEVNHVLGHLDRALPLMQQTEKLARQYQIVPQALWALLQQSEILIAQGLVQSAYEVQDKAFRLVQEQHLNQLPLHEFLLRIRAQVLWGWNKLDEAEDCAFRGLDVLGKHDQSNHLFGYSMLARIAIGRGELDKAARYVEQIQHLIQHSDYHIDWSANASLSLLLYWQAKGMSSEIEHWLGAVQRPTAARNHFSQLQWRNICRAYLSLNMVEQAKETMAFLQDEAISACLVTDQNRNLVLEANIHILMDEQENAEDALEKAMKLTLQTGFIGYYLVDGERLLSPLTNLLAKTSVGDIEKHSIQQLLKEISNKHRNRSVHFDEQLIEKLVNHPDVPELVKTSPLTQREWQVLGLIYAGLSNEQISHELDVAGTTIKTHIRNLYQKLAIANRKEAVETAENLLHLMGYV, from the coding sequence ATGTGGATCCCTTCTAAGCTTACTCGTCCTAAACGCCTACACAACGCTATTCTCAGACCAAGAGTGCTAGAGCTGCTCAAACAAGCACCCTTCTGTAAACTGATATTGTTTCGCTCACCTGCTGGCTATGGGAAGACAACCATGGCAGCACAATGGCTGACTGAGCAGTCTAATGTTGGGTGGTTCAGTATTGACGATACGGATAACGAAACTTTCCGGTTTGTTAACTACTTTTTGCGAGCACTCAATAACGCGACGGGCAACGCCTGTAAGAAGTCTCTCGCTCTGGCTGAAAAAAGACAGTTTTCTTCGCTCAAATCTTTATTCAGTGAACTCTTTTCTGAAATAAGCCAAACCACCGACACCTGCTATTTGGTGCTGGATGATTATCACTGCATCGTCAATGAAGAGATTCACGACGGGTTACGATTTTTCCTAAAACATTTGCCGGAAAACATCACCTTAGTTGTCACTAGCCGTGCTCTTCCCCCTTTAGGCGCTGCCAACTTGCGCGTTCGTGATTTAATGATTGAAGTCGATAACGAGTCGCTGGCATTTGATAAAGACGAAACGACCCGATTCTTTAATTTAAGAGTCACCGACGGTATTGATGATTCTACCGCAGACATGCTTTGCCAATACGTAGAAGGTTGGCCTTCTGCCCTTCAACTTTTTGCTTTACAAGCACAGCATCAAAAAAGAACGCTAAGCCAATCCGCGGCAACCATATCGGATTTCAATCATAGTCATCTTTGGGATTATCTGGTTGAAGAAGTGTTCGACTTGTTAGATTCAGAAACACGGCATTTTTTAATGCAATGTTCGGTATTCGATATGTTTAACGACGCACTCGCGGTCCAAGTAACAGGCAGAGAAGACTCGTTGAGTATGATAGAAAACCTTAACCGGTTTGGTTTGTTCATCTATCCATTAGAAGGTGAACAAAACTGGTATCGCTTCCACAATTTATTCGGTGAATTCCTAGCGCATGAAAGGCAAACTCACTTACCGAATCAAGACACCTCTCTTCATCAAGCAGCTGCAAAGGCTTGGCTGCATCACCAGAATTCCGATCAAGCTCTTAATCACGCCTTAAAATCGAAAGACGGCGATCTCGTGATTCATATTTTAAATGAGCACGGGTGGTCAATGTTCAACAAAGGGGAGCTCGCATTATTGGAGCGTGCTTTGGAGTTTTTGCCTCTCGACCAGCGATTCAGCCAGCCAAGCTTAGCACTGTTACGAGCGTGGATAGCTCAAAGTCAGCACCAATACGACAGAGTAGGAGCATTGCTGGATGAGGCGGGTAAGCAACTCGCTCTCAAAGAAATAGAGCTAACGAATAATGACCAAGGGCAAGTAAACGCTTTATTGGCACAGGTTGCTATTAATCAAAATGAACCTGAACGTGCACAAAAATTAGCGGAACTTGCGCTTAGCCAACTCAACCCCACCACTTACCGTAGCCGAATTGTTGCGACGTCTGTCATGGGAGAAGTCAACCATGTTCTGGGTCATTTGGATCGTGCTCTGCCTTTGATGCAGCAAACAGAAAAGTTGGCGCGCCAATACCAAATTGTCCCTCAAGCATTGTGGGCACTATTGCAACAAAGCGAGATTTTGATTGCACAAGGGCTTGTACAATCAGCATATGAGGTTCAAGACAAAGCATTCCGCCTAGTACAAGAACAGCATTTAAACCAACTTCCTCTCCATGAATTTCTGCTTCGAATTCGCGCTCAAGTCCTTTGGGGATGGAACAAGTTAGACGAAGCAGAAGATTGTGCATTCCGTGGTCTGGATGTTCTTGGAAAGCACGATCAAAGTAACCATTTATTTGGCTACTCTATGTTGGCTCGAATTGCCATCGGTCGCGGAGAATTGGATAAAGCGGCACGCTATGTTGAACAAATTCAGCACCTAATCCAACATTCGGACTATCACATAGATTGGAGTGCCAACGCATCACTTTCACTGTTGCTGTATTGGCAAGCTAAGGGGATGTCGTCAGAAATTGAACATTGGTTAGGTGCAGTTCAACGCCCTACTGCCGCACGAAATCACTTCAGCCAGCTCCAATGGCGCAATATTTGCCGAGCTTACCTCAGTTTAAATATGGTTGAACAAGCTAAAGAAACCATGGCATTTTTGCAAGATGAAGCCATAAGTGCTTGTTTGGTCACCGATCAAAATAGAAATCTCGTATTGGAAGCCAACATTCATATCTTAATGGATGAGCAAGAAAACGCAGAAGATGCGCTCGAAAAAGCAATGAAATTGACCTTACAAACAGGCTTTATAGGTTATTACTTAGTTGATGGAGAGCGACTGCTTAGCCCACTAACAAACTTGTTGGCTAAGACCAGCGTGGGGGATATTGAAAAGCATAGCATTCAGCAGTTGCTTAAAGAGATAAGCAATAAACATCGTAATCGCTCAGTTCACTTTGATGAACAACTGATCGAGAAATTAGTCAATCACCCTGATGTCCCCGAATTGGTCAAAACCAGCCCGTTAACCCAAAGGGAATGGCAGGTTCTTGGGTTAATATATGCAGGGTTAAGTAACGAGCAAATTTCTCATGAGCTGGATGTTGCAGGTACTACCATCAAGACACACATTCGAAACTTGTATCAAAAATTGGCTATTGCAAATAGAAAGGAAGCAGTAGAAACTGCCGAAAATCTTCTTCACCTAATGGGTTACGTCTAG
- a CDS encoding glycogen/starch/alpha-glucan phosphorylase has translation MKPNKQSNIEKQKNFNKEEFKQSVKKHLAATYATTVENASERAWYLATGRALAELTTFDLLETENDPNIKNARSVNYLSLEFLIGRLTGNNLISMGLYEAVDEAVKELGQNLTDILEEERDPALGNGGLGRLAACFMDSCAAQQYPTVGYGLHYEYGLFRQSFEECHQKEAPDAWAGVEGYPWEIARPEFAQQAGFYGFVETYLNDAGVEKRRWKPGMFVQGMPWDMPIVGYQSRTVYPLRLWECRAIAPFSLASFNNGDYFEAQHALIDAGNVTKVLYPNDNHEKGKTLRLMQQYFHVRCSMADILRRHTENGHALEKLPEYETIQLNDTHPTVAIPELMRILIDEHNYEWDAAWQICSSTFAYTNHTLLPEALETWSEALLQRLLPRHMEIIYQINHLFLLEVKEKWPGDVDKMRKLSIIEEGTHRMVRMANLCVVGAYAVNGVAALHSSLVKKDLFPEFHEMFPTRLQNVTNGVTPRRWLKFCNPELSNLITSKIGEDWIADLDELRKIESFATDTEFQADFMRVKQENKQRLANWVKDNMDIELDTNAIFDVQIKRLHEYKRQHLNLLHILSLYHRLLNEPSFDMVPRVVFFAAKAAPGYHLAKEIIYAINKVAEKINSDNRVNHKLKVVFMPDYRVSMAEIIIPAADVSEQISTAGKEASGTGNMKLALNGALTIGTMDGANVEIREEVGDDNIYIFGLEVDEVTALREKGYNPYDYYHADHLLKASLDLLLGEEFTPGEPGRLAATYHSLLDGGDPYLVLADFASYVKAHEDMDVQYRDQQGWARKAIINTALVGKFSSDRSIRDYVNNIWKLKAVKRQ, from the coding sequence ATGAAGCCTAATAAGCAATCAAATATAGAAAAACAAAAGAATTTTAATAAAGAAGAGTTCAAACAGTCCGTAAAAAAACATTTGGCAGCAACTTATGCAACAACCGTTGAAAACGCGTCTGAAAGAGCTTGGTACTTAGCAACAGGTCGTGCGTTGGCAGAGCTTACAACTTTCGACTTGCTTGAAACTGAAAACGATCCAAATATCAAAAACGCTCGGAGCGTCAACTACCTATCCCTTGAATTCCTTATTGGTCGATTAACGGGCAACAACCTAATTAGTATGGGGTTGTATGAAGCTGTCGATGAAGCTGTAAAAGAGTTAGGTCAGAACCTAACAGACATCCTCGAAGAAGAACGGGACCCAGCCTTAGGAAATGGTGGCTTGGGGCGTTTGGCTGCTTGCTTTATGGATTCTTGTGCCGCCCAACAGTACCCAACTGTTGGCTATGGTCTTCACTACGAATATGGATTATTTCGCCAATCATTTGAAGAATGCCACCAAAAAGAAGCGCCAGATGCGTGGGCAGGTGTTGAGGGATATCCGTGGGAAATTGCGAGACCAGAATTTGCTCAACAAGCGGGATTTTACGGGTTTGTCGAGACGTACCTCAATGATGCAGGTGTAGAAAAACGCCGCTGGAAACCGGGCATGTTTGTTCAAGGGATGCCGTGGGACATGCCAATTGTGGGTTATCAAAGTCGAACCGTTTACCCACTGAGACTGTGGGAATGCCGCGCCATTGCGCCATTTAGCTTGGCAAGCTTTAACAACGGTGACTATTTTGAAGCACAGCATGCTCTTATTGATGCCGGTAACGTAACAAAAGTACTGTACCCGAACGACAATCACGAAAAAGGAAAAACGCTGCGTCTGATGCAACAATACTTCCACGTACGTTGTTCCATGGCGGACATTTTACGTCGCCATACAGAAAATGGTCACGCGCTAGAGAAGCTCCCAGAATACGAAACCATTCAGTTAAACGACACGCACCCAACAGTCGCTATCCCAGAGCTGATGCGTATTCTAATCGATGAGCACAATTACGAATGGGATGCAGCGTGGCAGATATGTTCCAGTACCTTTGCGTACACCAACCATACCTTGCTACCGGAAGCGTTGGAAACATGGAGCGAAGCTTTGCTTCAGCGTTTACTTCCACGCCATATGGAAATCATTTACCAAATTAACCACTTATTCCTTCTTGAAGTGAAAGAGAAATGGCCCGGTGATGTCGACAAGATGCGTAAGCTTTCCATCATTGAAGAAGGGACTCACCGAATGGTGCGAATGGCGAATTTGTGCGTTGTTGGTGCCTATGCTGTCAACGGGGTAGCAGCGCTTCACTCTTCCCTAGTTAAGAAAGATCTGTTCCCGGAATTTCATGAAATGTTCCCTACGCGATTACAGAACGTAACCAATGGGGTAACACCAAGGCGTTGGTTGAAGTTTTGTAACCCTGAGCTTTCGAACCTTATCACCAGTAAAATAGGTGAGGATTGGATCGCCGACTTAGATGAACTAAGAAAAATTGAGTCGTTTGCGACAGATACCGAGTTCCAAGCTGATTTCATGCGTGTGAAACAAGAGAACAAGCAGCGCTTGGCGAACTGGGTCAAAGACAACATGGATATTGAGTTAGACACCAATGCCATATTCGATGTCCAGATCAAACGTCTGCATGAATATAAGCGTCAGCATCTAAACTTGCTGCACATTCTTTCTCTGTATCACAGGCTACTCAACGAGCCTTCGTTTGACATGGTGCCTCGTGTCGTTTTCTTTGCCGCCAAAGCCGCTCCTGGTTACCACTTGGCTAAGGAGATTATTTATGCCATCAACAAAGTGGCAGAGAAAATCAACAGTGATAATCGCGTTAATCACAAACTTAAAGTGGTGTTCATGCCTGATTATCGCGTCAGCATGGCGGAAATCATCATCCCGGCAGCGGATGTATCTGAGCAAATATCTACGGCAGGTAAAGAAGCATCCGGTACAGGTAACATGAAACTCGCGCTCAACGGTGCTCTGACTATTGGAACAATGGACGGTGCAAATGTCGAGATTCGAGAAGAAGTTGGAGACGACAACATTTACATTTTCGGTTTAGAAGTGGATGAAGTTACGGCTCTGCGTGAAAAAGGCTATAACCCGTATGATTATTACCATGCTGATCACCTTCTAAAAGCATCGCTTGATCTCCTTCTTGGCGAAGAATTTACGCCAGGGGAACCCGGTCGTTTGGCGGCTACTTACCACAGTCTGTTGGATGGGGGAGACCCATATCTGGTTCTCGCTGATTTCGCGTCCTACGTAAAAGCACATGAAGATATGGACGTTCAATATCGAGACCAACAAGGTTGGGCGAGAAAAGCGATTATCAATACCGCTTTGGTTGGGAAATTTAGCTCGGATAGAAGTATCCGTGACTACGTGAACAACATTTGGAAACTGAAAGCGGTTAAGCGTCAGTAA
- the malQ gene encoding 4-alpha-glucanotransferase produces the protein MKEANKTTPEAIKRVASMANISEHYINAMGEETDVSAATVEYLLSSLGYDVSNDKALLKSAEKKHKKPVLQSMLVLTDDEDVHVDLHLGASARESEFSWRLETEEGDVLEGYLQSQIVSDRRKAGGPLTFSLPNNLPWGYHKLTLTRKRRKAPYEMTLVIAPKSCYKQEPLQCDEKMWGPSIQLYTLRTSHNWGMGDFGDLKQLVGEVAERGGDFIGLNPIHSLFPANPEGASPYSPSSRRWLNILYIDVSSVPEFALSKEAQARVGSSEFQQRLHQARESHWVNYSEVSALKMSVLPTLYQEFKRRHLDNNTDRASEFMRFVDNGGQSLLQQATFDALHAHLREQYDDIWGWPVFPEKYQKYHSPSVRKFIVDEEDSIQLHLYLQWIADSQIQEAQLLAEEKGMQIGLYRDLAVGVSDAGSETWADTGELCQDVSIGAPPDILGPLGQNWGLPPLNPQELQARSYKPFIDLIRANMNHCGALRIDHVLGLLRLWWVPKGQNASEGAYIYYPVKELLALLALESHRYKCSVIGEDLGTVPDEIVELLSDAGIHSYKVFFFEVAEDGGYYSPEHYSQQSMSALCTHDMPTLKGFWHCDDLKLGQELGLYPDEAQLNKLFDDRLRSKQEILNSVAWHGYLPEGIGRDAATVPMDRHLSEALQLHLAAGNSALFSVQLEDWLEMDNPVNIPGTVDEYPNWRRKLSVNLDNIFSNDNIHSLAEQLTALRKNRA, from the coding sequence ATGAAAGAAGCAAATAAGACCACACCAGAAGCAATAAAACGCGTTGCTTCTATGGCAAATATTTCGGAACACTACATTAATGCTATGGGAGAAGAAACAGATGTCTCCGCGGCAACTGTCGAGTATTTACTGTCGTCCTTGGGCTACGACGTTTCGAATGATAAAGCACTGTTAAAATCGGCCGAGAAAAAGCACAAGAAGCCTGTTTTACAATCTATGTTGGTACTGACGGATGACGAAGATGTGCATGTAGACTTGCACCTTGGGGCGAGTGCGCGCGAGAGCGAATTCAGTTGGCGTTTAGAGACAGAAGAAGGTGATGTACTTGAAGGTTACCTGCAATCTCAGATAGTGAGTGATCGCCGCAAAGCAGGTGGACCTCTTACTTTTTCTTTGCCTAATAATCTTCCTTGGGGATACCACAAACTCACATTGACGCGTAAGCGCCGAAAAGCTCCTTATGAAATGACGTTAGTCATCGCCCCTAAAAGTTGCTACAAACAAGAACCCCTGCAGTGTGATGAGAAAATGTGGGGACCGAGCATTCAGCTATACACCTTACGCACATCTCATAACTGGGGCATGGGTGACTTTGGAGACTTAAAGCAACTTGTTGGAGAAGTCGCAGAAAGGGGAGGGGATTTCATTGGGCTCAATCCAATCCATTCCTTGTTTCCTGCGAACCCAGAAGGTGCAAGCCCTTATAGCCCATCGTCTCGACGTTGGTTAAACATACTGTATATCGATGTAAGTTCCGTCCCTGAATTTGCACTGAGTAAGGAAGCACAAGCCCGAGTGGGCAGTTCTGAGTTTCAACAGCGCTTGCATCAAGCACGAGAATCCCATTGGGTGAACTACAGTGAAGTGTCTGCTCTGAAAATGAGTGTGCTACCGACACTCTACCAAGAATTTAAGCGCCGGCATTTGGATAACAATACCGATAGAGCGTCAGAGTTCATGCGGTTCGTTGATAATGGCGGACAAAGCTTATTGCAACAAGCAACATTCGATGCACTGCATGCCCACTTACGCGAGCAATATGATGACATTTGGGGCTGGCCGGTATTCCCTGAAAAGTACCAAAAATATCATAGCCCATCAGTGCGCAAGTTTATTGTTGATGAGGAAGATTCCATCCAGCTACATCTGTATTTGCAGTGGATTGCGGACAGTCAGATCCAAGAAGCTCAGCTATTGGCCGAAGAAAAAGGCATGCAAATAGGGTTGTACAGAGACCTAGCGGTTGGGGTTTCCGATGCGGGTTCAGAAACGTGGGCGGATACTGGAGAGCTGTGTCAGGATGTGAGCATTGGCGCGCCGCCAGATATTCTAGGGCCACTTGGTCAAAATTGGGGGCTACCTCCGCTCAACCCGCAGGAGCTTCAAGCAAGGTCGTACAAGCCATTTATCGATTTGATTCGAGCAAATATGAATCACTGCGGAGCGTTGCGAATTGATCATGTTTTAGGGTTACTTCGCCTTTGGTGGGTACCAAAGGGTCAGAATGCGTCTGAAGGTGCTTATATTTACTATCCAGTAAAAGAGCTTCTTGCATTGCTGGCACTTGAAAGCCACCGCTACAAGTGCTCAGTCATTGGTGAAGACTTAGGTACGGTGCCGGATGAAATTGTCGAGTTACTTTCCGATGCGGGCATTCATTCTTATAAAGTGTTCTTTTTTGAAGTGGCTGAAGATGGTGGCTATTACTCTCCGGAGCATTATTCACAACAGTCTATGTCGGCACTTTGTACTCACGATATGCCGACCTTGAAAGGCTTTTGGCATTGTGATGATTTAAAGCTTGGACAGGAACTCGGGCTATACCCGGATGAAGCACAGTTAAATAAACTGTTTGACGATAGGCTAAGAAGCAAGCAAGAGATTCTTAACAGTGTCGCTTGGCACGGATATCTGCCAGAAGGCATCGGCCGGGATGCAGCAACCGTTCCAATGGATAGGCACTTAAGTGAAGCTCTTCAGTTGCATTTAGCCGCCGGTAACAGTGCGTTATTTAGCGTGCAATTAGAAGATTGGCTTGAGATGGATAACCCAGTCAATATTCCAGGTACCGTTGATGAGTATCCTAACTGGCGGCGTAAGCTTTCAGTTAATTTGGATAATATTTTTTCTAACGACAACATTCACAGTCTAGCCGAGCAATTAACGGCACTTAGGAAAAATCGAGCTTAA
- the glgB gene encoding 1,4-alpha-glucan branching protein GlgB, which yields MNKKRQPKRAYAQLSQAAFSDPFSFLGPYSQESGIALRIWIPGADNVQLVLDDNTRLDLEREEASGFILKGDLDLTHIHYRLAVDWSGTEQIVDDPYQYHGLYAEYDDLHTPKQMYQQMGAQFVTMNRGSEKVSGTRFLVYAPHASAVSIIGAFNHWDGRRNPLQKLDYGIWGLFVPDLPEGTQYKFEMKGPDGEGLPHKADPWGFHSEQHPSFASLTYNHQRYEWADSAWQERPITEKRKEALSFYELHAGSWKRNENGDFLNYRELAEQLIPYLKDLGYTHVELMPVSEHPFYGSWGYQPVGLFAPTSRFGSPDDFKYFVDQCHQAEIGVILDWVPAHFPSDDHGLANFDGTPLFHDPDPRRGWHQDWNSFIYDMGQEHVRRFLVSNALYWFEQFHIDGIRVDAVASMIYLDYSRSHDQWVPNIDGGNENYEAIATLKWMNEEVYRHFPNAMTIAEESTAFPGVSAPTFMGGLGFGFKWNMGWMHDSLSYIKEDPVHRKYHHDTITFPLVYAHSENYVLSLSHDEVVYGKGSIHNKMPGDEWQQTANLRAYMGYMYAQPGKKLNFMGAEFGQTAEWNHDDQLQWFLLDFERHQGVRDLTRDLNFLYRNEKALHDQDSHPNGFEWRLQDAKEASVLAHERIAENGDRILIISNFTPVPHERFRLGVPNCGTYTLLLNTDDVGYSGSGFKVYESAETERVVSEGLDDSLLLSIPPLSTVFYKLQ from the coding sequence TTGAATAAAAAAAGACAACCTAAACGCGCCTATGCCCAACTTTCTCAAGCTGCATTTTCCGATCCATTTTCTTTTCTAGGTCCATACAGTCAAGAAAGTGGTATCGCGTTAAGAATCTGGATTCCGGGTGCAGACAATGTTCAGTTGGTATTAGACGACAATACTCGCCTTGATCTCGAAAGAGAGGAAGCGAGCGGCTTTATTCTAAAAGGTGATCTAGATTTAACACACATTCATTATCGCTTGGCTGTCGATTGGTCGGGTACAGAGCAGATAGTTGATGACCCTTATCAATATCATGGGCTCTACGCCGAATACGATGATTTGCATACCCCCAAGCAAATGTACCAACAGATGGGAGCGCAATTCGTTACCATGAACCGTGGTAGTGAAAAAGTGAGTGGTACTCGGTTTTTAGTTTATGCCCCACATGCTTCAGCAGTCAGTATTATCGGTGCTTTTAACCATTGGGATGGGCGTAGAAACCCATTACAAAAGTTGGATTATGGAATTTGGGGGTTGTTTGTTCCCGATCTACCGGAAGGCACTCAATACAAATTTGAAATGAAAGGACCAGATGGGGAAGGTTTACCTCATAAAGCGGATCCATGGGGATTTCACTCAGAACAACACCCGTCGTTTGCTTCACTGACGTACAATCACCAGCGATACGAATGGGCAGACAGCGCATGGCAAGAGCGTCCAATCACAGAAAAACGTAAAGAAGCCCTTTCTTTTTATGAGCTCCATGCGGGTTCGTGGAAGCGCAATGAAAACGGTGATTTCCTCAATTACCGAGAATTAGCCGAGCAACTGATTCCTTACCTCAAAGACTTGGGATATACCCATGTCGAATTGATGCCCGTTTCAGAACACCCATTTTACGGTTCTTGGGGTTATCAACCTGTTGGTTTGTTTGCACCGACGAGTCGCTTTGGATCGCCAGATGATTTTAAGTACTTTGTTGATCAGTGCCATCAGGCGGAAATTGGTGTGATACTTGATTGGGTCCCTGCGCACTTCCCGTCGGATGACCATGGGTTGGCAAACTTTGACGGTACACCACTTTTCCACGACCCCGATCCACGCCGTGGCTGGCATCAGGATTGGAATTCATTTATCTATGATATGGGACAAGAGCACGTCCGCCGATTCTTGGTCTCGAATGCTCTTTATTGGTTTGAACAGTTCCACATCGATGGAATCCGAGTGGATGCCGTCGCTTCAATGATCTACTTAGATTACTCTCGCAGCCATGATCAATGGGTTCCTAACATCGATGGAGGAAACGAGAACTACGAAGCTATCGCGACGCTTAAATGGATGAATGAAGAGGTCTACCGACACTTCCCGAACGCGATGACCATCGCCGAAGAGTCAACGGCATTCCCTGGTGTATCTGCGCCAACCTTTATGGGAGGGCTTGGTTTTGGGTTTAAATGGAATATGGGTTGGATGCACGATAGCCTCTCTTACATAAAAGAAGATCCCGTCCATCGAAAATACCATCACGACACCATCACCTTCCCACTTGTGTACGCGCACAGTGAGAACTATGTGTTGTCGCTTTCTCATGATGAAGTGGTTTATGGCAAAGGTTCAATCCATAACAAGATGCCCGGTGATGAATGGCAGCAAACCGCTAACCTGCGAGCTTACATGGGGTACATGTATGCTCAACCGGGTAAGAAGTTGAACTTTATGGGCGCAGAGTTTGGTCAGACCGCGGAGTGGAATCACGATGATCAATTGCAGTGGTTCTTACTTGATTTTGAGCGGCACCAAGGTGTTCGAGATCTCACACGTGATTTAAATTTCCTGTATCGCAATGAAAAAGCATTACACGATCAAGACAGTCACCCGAATGGGTTTGAATGGCGCTTGCAAGATGCGAAAGAGGCGAGCGTATTAGCTCACGAGCGTATTGCTGAGAATGGTGATCGTATACTCATAATCAGTAATTTTACACCTGTGCCTCATGAACGTTTCCGATTAGGTGTGCCAAATTGCGGAACGTACACGTTGCTTTTGAATACGGATGATGTTGGTTACAGCGGCAGTGGCTTTAAAGTTTATGAGTCGGCAGAAACTGAACGTGTTGTTAGTGAAGGCTTAGATGACTCTTTATTGTTGAGCATTCCACCGTTATCGACGGTGTTTTATAAGCTTCAATAA